The genomic segment TAAATTCACAAACTTTACACCTTAATTCATTTCTAGAAAACACTGGAATTCACTTGGCTAGAATATGTAAGTCATTAGAATCAGAACGTAAGAGTCAACAATGCACTCTTATAAGTATTaatattgagggaaaaaaaagaggtctTGATAAGAGAGACTGAGAGTTTCAGTGAAGTCATATGAAAATCCTGGATGGTCTGGGGCATCACAGAATACATGGGAAAAACTATAGTACCTGCAGCAGAAGGTGCTGAAATGGTGATGCAAAGGAAAAGCATTTTGCAAGGTGCTACAGAGAGCAATGTTTGGTAAAGATGAGGCATGATCCTAATTAGAAGGGTAGGACTGCAAACACGTGGGACCCAAAGAAGCCCTCAGCTTGCAGACTGTGATACTGCCATGGAAGGAAGGAGCCCACCTAGGCAGAAGGCTCTGCACCCCAGCTTTCTCAGCCTGGCAccttctcacctggctctgacTTGCTTGGCTAAGGAAATCATGAATCTTGATTTGAAACCAATTACAGCTGACTCTTGAGCAATGCAGAGGTTAAGGGCTTTGACTCCCTTGACTCCACACACCCAAAAATTCtcatataacttttgattcccctaAAACTTAACTAATAAAATAGtgtactgttgactagaagccttaccaataacataaacagttgattagcACATACTTTgtctgttatatgtattatacactaCATTCTtacaatagagaaaagaaaaaatatttttaaattgttgcaaatttccaaagaattttccaacatatttattaaaaaaataaatagacctGAATTTTCAAACCCaagttgttcaaaggtcaactgcaaAGGGGTCCCTGCTGGGCCCTATGGACATTGTCAATTGTCTACAAACCTTCTTGGCTAGATTTAAACTCCTGTGGGGGGCAAGACCACGTCAGGCTTGTATCTTGTTCCCAGCCAGCCATCATTTCCTAGCATAGAAAACTGTTCAATGAATGCTAGTTAAGGAAGTCTGAAGgtaactttttaaagaaggaaatgcaTTTGCATGTCAACCAGAAACAGTGTCAAAGGTGGATCACTGACATGTCTGCTTCCCCAGGTAAGGACTGGGACTTTGGAGAGAAGTGATCATTTTCCTCAAGAGCTGACAGTGAAATCTGGCACCAGTGCCATGAATAACTGGAGGGAGAAGCAGTGGGTCTCCTCTTGCCTGGGGACAGGAAGGATTCCAGAGAGAGTGGGTGGGAGCAGAGGCCAGGCCTGGTGAGGCAGGCACTTGGGTGCACCATATAGGAGCAGAACCAGGGATCTACTGAAGTCTCAGGACTGTGAAAACCTGTGTTTAATGATGTGCCAGACCTACCTGAACCTTTGCCAAAAATGTCCTGTAGTCCTGCTTAAGTAATCAGTGAACAGCTCTAATCTTTCCACAAAAGCCAAATAAGAAGAGCCATTAAATGACTTGCGTGAAAGAAGTCTGGTTGTATATGATATTGCCTTCCTACTGGAGCTCTGTGGATCAAGAGGTCTATAGATAGACATATAGATGTCTAAGACAGGCAGGCAGATGATAGATAGGTGGAGAGACAGATAGATATAGCTAGCTAGCTAGACaggtggatagatagatagacagatggaCAGATAGATAGGCGATAGAAGAAAGAAGACACACATGCTACCCAATATAGTCAGAGACTCATACATCTCCAAGAACTGGGAGCAGGATGGAGCTTGTGTTTGCTGGTCCCCATTgtgaattttatgtatattatctaATTAAGCTTTCTCAACACTCTCAGAAATAGATATGACTATCTCTATTTTTAGAAGAGATATTTGAGGCATATAGATTAAACAACCTGACCTAGTTTAAGAACCTCATAAGGAAGGGGTTTGGGTTTGTCTCTGTCCCCCTTTTCCCTGCTAGGAAACACCGTAATTAGGACCACCCCCGAGACAGAACTCCTTTAATTTACTACTGGAATTATCTTAGAATATGTTGCTTTTGAGGACTCTAAGTCTGCTTCCTTCTTAAGGTAAAATATATTAGTCCTCAACTCACAGTATTTTAGGCTATCAAATTAAAGGAAGGcacattttcattgatttttcttcataCCAAGTCAAAATCAGCCACCAGAAAGGAAGTTGTGGATTTGatgtttccttctctcccttcccttcaccGGTTAGTTGGGTAACGGATTCTgaatagaaaaaatagacaagGTGTCAGAGAGAAGCGGAGCCTTACGCAGCAGAGCAGAAAAGCCCCAGCCCTGAAATCAGGCAGGTTGGAACTAATCTAACCCTTCCAAAACGCACGACCTAGGAAAGTTGATTCATCTCttttaacttcagttttctcatctttaagacAGAATATTAGCAGCTGTTTCCCAGGGTTGCTGTAGAGGATGGACCCATTCGCCAGATACTGAGCGAATCATTAACATACATGGGGTCCCACAGCAAACCATCGAATCTCTGTAGTTCTTATTTTCTGTTAGCTAGGCAAAATTTTGTGATGCCTTTTCCCCCAGTTTTGTTCGGGCCTTTGGAGACTTCCTATATATCTGCAAACTTCTCTTCACATAAGTCATATAATGGCTCTTTTTATTTGGCTTCTGTGGAAAGATTAGTGCTCCACTGATTAGTCAACCTGGATTGCAGGGCGTTTTGGGTCAAGGTTCAGGGTGCACATCTGCTTTTCCTAATCTCAAGGTGAAGAAAGTTGCTGATAAGACATTATATAGgataaaaattatttccctttgtAACCGGATCCACAGTCAGTGGTTAAGGGAGCTTAGTGTGAGGGTTTGAATCACTCTAGTCCACAGCAAGCACACTTCATGCATCAGTacaagctttattcttcttattcTGCTGAATCATAGCATCTCCACATCTCATGATAAGAAAGCgcaataaacaaaatatgcaaTTACAAGACAGCTGAGTTAAGTCTATTTCCAAAAAAGTCTTTACTTTCTGAAAATTAGACTATTGAGCCTCACATTAAACATGTGGGTATTGAAAACCGTTTGATATCTCAGATCCAAGCACACAAACTTTTTCAGAGGTATAGCCACTGGGTAAAGAGAAGTATATTTGTATCCCAAACTCCACAACAACAACATTTTCAAAGAGAATCTTAATGTTTTCTAAACAGAGCTTGGGATTTGGATAGAAAATGCAACTTTTCCTCCCTAAGTCCAGGTTTTGGGGACTCCTGTTTTTATTGAGTCCTGTGTGTTCCAGAACATGCCAGCACTAGTTCTGTCTAAAGGTATAGCCATTGGAATTCCATTCTTTGGTTGCCCACTATGTGCACTTCTCATGCAGCCTGGGATAGAGCCAGGGCTTTCAAACATCACTGACTGGACATAACGAAAGTATCTTTGACCTTTATAATGACCAAATGAGTGCATACAACATGCAATGTCCATACATGCAACAGACATGTCACTGAAACTAAAAAACTCATGAAATGATGCTGACCTTTTCTATATATAATGCACTCTGACATTTTCTACTTTCTTcgatttcactttaaaaattggTGGATTTCACAATCCCCTGAAGGATTAtcatgtatacatttaaaaacacgAATACAGAAAACAAAGCCTACTCTTGGGTTTCTAGTAGATGTAGGTTTGAGTCCTAGGTCCACCACTTACTTTGGGCAACTTACTCTGGAAACCTTAGTATCTCCAACTGTAAAATGAGAGTCAAAACAAAATCTACCTAAGGTGATTTTTGTAGGATTAAGTGAAGATAAATAGGTGAAAATGTCCACTGTATGACAGACATTGAACAAATGTTAGTTCCATTCTATGTACTGTAAAATTAATGCAGAGGCATCCTCTTTTCTAGATTATAAAATGCACCTAGTAGAATATAGAATTCCCCAAAAATAGGAATTGGCATCGTTTGTCTGTGGGAAGAATTAAGGTCTTTTGAACTACAGCGAGTCTTAGCCCTAATTTCAACTTTTAAACAAATGCAGCAGAACAGCCATGGACCTGAAGACTGACTGCTCCCTCGTGCTCCTCCCCTCGGGGAAGTCCTCTGGTTTCAGGTTCCCACAGAGGTTCCCAGGGCGGCATCTGTGTGGGTTCCAGCCCTGCCCTCTTTTTTAGTACTGGGTGTGGATTTCCAGGCTCATCACTAACTGGACTGTGGCCATGGGCATGTCATGGATCCTCTGACCCTTGGTTTCAGTAACTGAAAGAATGGTATACTAACAACTGGGGTGTGGGgcttttatgaggattaaagatACCACATACCCAAAGGGACTGGCTTTGGGCCAGGATCATAAGGAGATTTTCAATTAATATTAGTTCTTTaatcctttcccttctctctaaCACTCAGACATGTATCCTTAGCACAGACTCTCATCTATTAGCCTGCCAGGACAATCAGATTTTATACCCAGTGGAGACATGAGAAAGGTTGAGAGCAGTTTCCTGGGGTTGGCTGCTGATGGGTAAGAATTTGGCTCAAGGAAGACAGTTTGGGGATTCTCCCAGCTTTGCCATGAGGAAGGCCGATACTCTCATTATTGTTGGTTCTGTTCAACAGTGCATCATAAAGTGCATCCATTCATTGGCTTTATCCATTTGTTCCCTTGCTCATTGCTTTGCTTGttcgttcgttcattcattcattcattcattcattcatgtttaGAGACACCAGGAGACGGCATCATGGGGAAGCCCACGCTTCACTACTTCAATGGACGAGGCCGAATGGAGTGCATCCGGTGGCTCCTGGCTGCGGCGGGAGTAGAGGTTGAATCTGAGTTCTTTTGTCTAAGTGGGATCTAAAATCGACTGCCTCAAAGTACTTTCTGCACATAAGCTAAGAAACTTACTAAATGCCCTGTCAGGagttaacagtaaaaaaaaaaaattgccagttATTATAAGATGAAGAGATTGGAcctaattatattattaaaatttcttctcataaaaacacacaaaataattatGAGCTGCTAATCACAATGTATGGGCCTTATTTGGGTTTGAACAATCTAAAATATGTTTATGACATCTAtgcaacaattaaaaatatgatcATGAATATTAGTTGATATTGAAGAATGATTATTGACATTTTAGGTGTGATAATGTAATATGGCTATTTTCAAAACAGTTTtttatcttttagagatacaCATTGAAGGATTTAAAGGTGAAATATATGATATCTAGAATTTGCTTCAAATTATTATGAGATAGTGAATGGGCATATACATAACATGAGGTTAACTTGAGTTGACAATTATTGAAGCAGTGTGATAAGTACAAGGACGGTCAttgtactttcatttttatttttgtatatgctaGACATTTCcttaataaagagataaaaaatgagACATTAGGAAataaatgtaattaagttaaagcATAAACCACAATTATGAGGAGGAGTGGATTGTGACAAACTGCCTGTTGAAGATTTAATACATCCACTCGGCAGTGATTTTTTTAGCGCCTATAAgttcaggctctgtgctgggccctggacaTACACGGATGAGCAAGGCGGACGCGGCCCTGCCCTCAGGCAGCTCACCTTCCAGTGCCGAGGCAGACAAGGAGCTAGGGGATTAAAGGAGGGGTGGGGGCGCCTGGGAGGGCACTCAAGCATTTCACAGTGTTGAGCTGCTGTGTTCCCAGTGGAAACCCTGGTGCGTTTCTGTGGGACTCTGTTGAGCGCTGCCCTCGGGAGGGGCCGCTGGGAGCACCACTTCTTGGTCCCGACACAGGGACCTGGCATCTCTGGGGATTTCAGTCTGGTCCTGTGGGAATGTGTAGACCCACAAGACGCTGTTTCAGTAAGCAAGTCAGAAACTTCCAAACCCCCAAACTTTTACCATAAAgaattgtgtttaaaataaaacatgggaTGAAATGATGAGAAGGGAATTATGGACAAACTCAAGCGACCTTGTCCCTCAGGTGAGAGCAATACAGGGGGTTTTGAGGTGAGGAGGTGTCCGGAGAGGGAACCTCCCAGTGTGCTCCCTTCAGCCTCGTAACCCCTGGGATCACACTTTCTCGTGAATGTGTGGGACTTCAGTCTGGTCCTTCAAAAACGTAATATCTtatgtttattgagtacctatgcACATCTGGTACTATTCAAAGACCTTTGCATACATTACTAATTTAATCTTTATACAAACCTATTAAACAGGAACTATGTCtatactcattttataggtgaggataCTGAGACACAGATTCAGTAATTTGTCCCAGGTCAAGAAGCCAGTGCCTGAAAAGGTGACATTCAGACCCAGGCATTCCTACCAAAAACCAAAGCTTAtaggttaaaatttaaaaaatagtttggggattctctttcctttcttaaattGGGAATTCTAACCTCGTGTCCCATATTTTCTAGTAGAGAAATTCTAAGTTGAAAGAGTTAAAACTGTGTGGCAACCAGGGCCCATTGTACCCTCCATGCAGCACCAACGACAGCATGATATATGACAGCAAAAGCCCCTGATGGCAGCATCTTAGGTGGTCACTGGCCCCATGGCATGCCCGTTGCAGGAGACACACAATGTCCTGTCCTTGTctcacacagacagacagacaggcttTCCTCAGGCATTAAGCTCCATAACTAGGGAATTTCCCACTCCCTTGCCTACACTGACATCCCCCTCCAATCATGACCTAATCATTGACAGAGATCGGTACAGGTGGAGGTGAATCGTTCCTACAAGTATGAGCCGTCATGTGCTGCACTATTCTTGATGGTCTCATCTAAATGTCCACGTGGCTGTGTTCACACTCCTCTGGGTACCTGCCAAACTCAGAAGTCTTATCTTGTCTGTATTACATTATTACATACCACATGGGGCCATTGAAGTTTAAAATTCTGTAATGCAATGGAATGAAAATAGCAGGCACTTATTTACTGTTTCTGCTTCCCAGTTCGAAGAGAAATATATTGAAACTCCAGAAGACCTTGACAAGTTAAAAAATGGTAAGACCACATATCTAAAATGCCTCTAATGACAGTATCTGGTAAAGTCATAAGTTAATGTTTTGAGACCAGGCAATGCTGATGTGTGCGTACCTTGGGCattgggggcagtggggagggagaaagtgatTCAGACGTGAGCAGCGGGACCCCTTGAGCACGTCTTCGAAGTCTCTGGGGGCTAGGAAGGGCTCTGAGTGTTTGCTGAGAGAGCCGTCCTCAAGGCCTGGGGAGCATGCCCTCTCTTTGCTTTCTCCTGCCTTCCTCACTGAGTGAGCTGTGTCAGGTCAGGAACCAGGGTCCACCTGCCCCAGGACGCTCCAACACCTTTTTTCTGACAGGCCTGCAAAGCAACATCACACACGCTGGTACCGGGGTGGGCTTAGGGTTAGTTGAAAGGCCAGGTGACAATATGAGGAGGGGGAGAAAGACCAAGACCAGCACAGTGGAGTCAGGAAATGGCCTGCCCTGCACACACTGCCTGGGGGTAGAAAGTGAAGAGCCACAGAACACTCCACTAGAAATCTCCTGGAGTTGGCCTCAACGCCATGAGCCCCAAGAGCCTTCCTTCGGGAACGTCTCACCTGAAATGGCATCTGGCTAGACGTTCTGTTGCAGCCTGTCTCCAACTTCTTCCTAAAATATCCATGAAGATAAAGCAATTGCAAAAATTACAGGGACCTACCATCTTTGTAGATGgggaataaaaagataaacaacatcTTAAAGTTAAAGGtagtttgggaaaaaaaaggatataGGGAGCTAAAAACAACATACTATTTCTATTTAAATGTTACTAtgcaataatttttattctttttacatCTTTAGTTTTCAGCCTAAAAGTGTGCAATCCATAcaacatttctctcttttttcttctttgaaaagatgGGAGTTTGATGTTCCAGCAAGTGCCAATGGTCGAAATTGATGGAATGAAGCTGGTACAGACCAGAGCCATTCTCAACTACATTGCCACCAAACACAACCTCTATGGGAAGGACATAAAGGAGAGAGCCTTGTACagtatattttctgttatttcattaATGATTACAGAAACAATTAAGTTTTTTCTCTGAGTGAGCATCACGGTGCTTGTAGAGATCATGAACTGCGTGATGTAACTGAGGTCAGAAGAGGGAGACCTGTGACGATGAGGGACTAGTAAGCTTGGGGTGGAGTCAGGTGAGTGTGGCTTTGTAAGGAGCAGGGGGATGGTGGCATCATGACCCCAGGGACTCAGGCCTTTAGGGGCTGGATGCCAGCCCACAGTTAGGGACAGGGACAAAGTGCCTGAGTTTCTAGAAGCTAATGCTGGGGAGGAGAAGGATCCGAGGGAGCTGCTTCTCAAGTTCCAGAAACTGTAAGAGGGGCGACCAGGAACCTGACTTACCAGGCAGTTACAGGTGCCGGCCACTTGATAAGGGTTAGCAGAGGCTGGTCCTCAAGAAGCCAGGGTGACCAGGGATATTTTGATACAAGTCTGAAGCAGCCAGATTTAGTCAGTACAACTCTATGTGGGGATCTCCTCTCTGGTGCGATGGGACTTCGTGATTGAAATTCATGTTTTGTAAGGAGCTGCTGGCAGTTACTTAAAAAGTGAAACTTAGTGTTACCTTATAACTCAGCAATCCCACTGTGAGGTGTACacccaagagaatgaaaaggagaGCCACACTGAAACTTGTACATAAAAGTTCATAGCAACATTGTTTCACATattcaaaaacaaagaacacaaatgtctatcaactgatgaatggatgaacaaagggTGGTCTATCCAGCAACGGAACATTATCTGGCCATGAAGAGGGATGACGCAGTGACTCATGGTGCAACATACATACACCTTGAAAATATTGTGTTACATAAGAGAAACAAGAAGCTAAATGTcacattgtatgatttcaatagtatgaaatgtccagaacattCGAATCCATTGGAACAGAATAGTTGAGTGGTTGTCAGTggctggagggaaggaagaatatGGAATTCTTATGAAAGCACATAGCATTTCTTTTGGGagtatgaaaatattctggaatagaGTTTGGTATTGCTACAGAATTTGGTGATTGtactaaatataacaaaatagtaAACTTGAAGAAAATGACATTGTGGTGTgtaaattatatgtcaataaagcttttgttttagaaaaatgttttataggaAGTCCAGGTTGAGACAATAAAATAAACCTCCTGCAATATGCAGTGGTTGGAACTATATTAAGAATTGTACTGTTTCAGGGATATTTTAGGAGAAGGTCTTGAGATCCTCCTAGTGCAATGCAGATAAGGCCAGAGATGGGCAACAGTACCCAGACAGGGTTTTGGAACCATATTCTGTGGGAAATGAATGGAAGAGCTGCTCATAGGGGGCATATAAATGCACATGGCTGGTGAGAGGACATGACCCAGATGGCTGTGTAAGGTCCTGGTGATACTTAGGAGCATGTCCCAGGCTATGAACACACTACATCTGTGGCACAGAACAAACTACAGCAGAGATGGAAAACCCTAGATACGGTCTTAGTGGTTACTGGCACTGATTCCACCAAGTTCTCTAAGACAAGTGACTCTGGCAGGTTGACGATGCTCTTCATCCCTATATTTGGTCATGTGTGCAATGAAAATTTGAGTCGTAGGTCTACCTCAATAGCTCTTCTAGAATGAAAGGTTAAGTAAAAAATGAAAGCTCAATAACCAGCATGTAAAAATGGCACCCAGTGGAGGTGAATTACTTTGAATGGTGAATGGTGATGCCCCATACCTTTAcacttttaaatgtaaaatctaaGGCAGGAACCATGGAACAATCTGGTCACTTTTGTCTTCCAGCATTGATATGTATGCAGAAGGTATAGCAGATTTAAATGAAATGATCATGCTTTTGCCAATATGTCCACCGAATGAAAAAGATGCCAAGATTGCCCAGATCAAAGAGAAAACAACAAATCGCTATCTCCTTGTGTTTGAAAATGTAAGTGGGCTGTTTGGCATCTGGGGCACTGCGCTTAGAGGACAAGAACCAAAGCGAGTGCCTTGGCATTCCTGGGGCACTGACCGTCACTTCCAGTGAGCCTTCCTGAATGCTAATGTAGAAACTTGACTCTCAAAGCCTTTAATCAAAATCAACTATGAGGAAGAATTGTACCAGTTACGTCCAACTCATTATTTGTCAGTAAAATACCAGCTTATGGGGACCTAGAAAAGAATTCTCCATTGGGCAAAGCGTGCATGGTGATCATCAGAGCTTGGGCTGTGGAAGGCTCTGAGAGGCACACTAGAGATTGGAGCAGGTCCTGCAGGGTACTGTGCAGGAGCCTTTTGCCCGGGAGGACATGATGACAAAAATACATATTGTATTATTGTAAAATATCCCGACAATAGGTGTAGGCAGACAGGATCAGCTGCCTTTCGGGAGAATGCAGTAGTGCTTTGGGGATTCATGACATACATCTAAACAGAGAGGGGAAAGTggggcgggaggaagagacagatGAGGGGAGGTTAAGGAAAAAGTAATTTACAAATCTGGGGGCAGACTTTAGAGGAAAGTAGTGTGGgacagagaaaatagaattcCATCCTTTCCCATAGTAGATATCTTTAAACAGTACATGTCCTAGACAGAAACATCCAGAGCAGGAGCTAAGCCCACGCAGGTGAGGGACCCACAGTGGCGTGGGAGCAGGAAATGGGGCCCTGCTCTTCGACTGAGGAGTGAGGGAAGAGCAGCAGTGACCCACTTCTCCCCGTCTCCCCGATCAGGGTGGTGCAGGGGGTCTGAagccccacaccctcccctcaCCCAGGGCGGCAGCAGAGGGGCAGATGTCAGGCTGGGGAGATGCGGGAGGAGCAGGGGGACCCAGCCTGGCTGGGCCTGTGCCCACCATCTCATGCCCCCGATTCGCCAGGTGTTAAAGAGCCACGGACAAGACTACCTTGTGGGCAACAGGCTGAGCAAGGCTGACGTGCACCTGGTTGAACTTCTCTACTACGTGGAAGAGTTTGACCCCAGCCTCCTGGTCGGCTTCCCACTGCTGAAGGTCAGTCGCAGCCTCCAGAGGGAAGGCCCACGTGGCCTGTCTTGGAATCTGGTATTTGGACTCTTGGGTCCGCATCACTGTCCAGGCCTCCACCGCCCCCAGGTCTCCAAAATCAGCTCCTAGGCTCTGGGGAGGCTTGAAAAGAATCCTGTTATGCCAAGGAGATCTCAGGTGGATGCTTTTCCAGGGAGAATAAGTTGACTTTTGCAAATCAGAAGGACTCAGCACTTGGCATTTCCCTGCCAAGCGCCTGCTCCCTGACGGTCTCTGTCCTCGTTTCCTCTGGGATTCCCTTTACCCCAGGTGTGTCCTTCTCCTTCCACCCTTGAGTCCGTGTGAGCAGGTCTCCTTCCTTCTGGCTGCCTCCCATCTGCTCCTGTTCCTTCTCTCAGACACTGGGCTCCTGTCTGCCCAGGCTCCCCTCTCTCCCCATATCTCTCTCAGTGGACAAGGCAGTTTTCACCGGCCCTGTggttttccttttgtgttttctgccttCAGTTTCAGCTCAGTTTCTAAGTTGAGAGACTTTATTTGTGTTGACGTGACAGACGCTTGGCTGTTCCTTGCATTGCCCAGGAGCAATGAATGTACAGGATTCGTGGGCAGGGCAGAAAACAGGGATGGCTTTAAGCTGGATAAAGTTGGAAACAAATAAGTTTTGGGGAAAATGGTACCGAGCtgtattttcttcctcctgccttccctcctcgCTGGGAGCCTCATTCTGGTGCTGAGGGAGGGGACCCAGCTGGTCCTCGTGTACAGGGGTCTCCAGATGCCTGGGTGGTGCCCCTGCTGGGCTGGTCTTTGTCTGCCCTCAGAGACTCTGCTCTTGTGCATTATAGGCCCTGAAAAGCAGAATCAGCAATCTCCCTACTGTGAAGAAGTTCCTGCAGCCTGGCGGGCAGAGGAAGCCTCCCTTGGATGAGAaaactttagagaaattaaagaaggtttTCAGGATGAATTAAAGCAGGCCTGGCTGTCCAGCACCCTCAGGACCCATCTTCTGAagtttttcaaaactaaaatccTTGACCTACATGTAGATCTTTGTTGTGAGACTAATAATCCTTCCCAAAGTAGAAGTGTTAGTTTAATTAGAAATTAACTCTGCCAGTTTGGTTTCAATGCAATCTATTTTCTGTTGATCAAATATGAAATCATGATAGCCTCCTAAATTGTTtcttggatttaaaaataaaaggagaaaacctTTCATGGACTCTTTGATATATCtgagaaatttttatatttaacagtTATATACCTTGTCAAAAAGAGAAGTAGAAATTTTCATCTGACATTCTCAGCTACACAAAAATAGTCTTCCCTTTCGCAGTTTGCTACCTTCCTGACCTACACCTAAagcctttttttctctgtctttttttaatggaatcattttccttcAGGTAGTCAGCCTTTTTTTCTATTCAATTATGgaagttatatttatttattttatgtctaaTATGGATCATTCAGTGTCTCAGGGGCTGGGTTAATAACAATGGTGAGCAAGCCAGATATACTCTGTGGTCATGGGGCTTACTCAAgtgagagaaatagaaaaatagatagTCGTAATCCCAAATCATGCATACATTGTATATGAGGTTCCTatagctgctataacaaacagTCACAAATTTAGTGtctaaaaacaatagaaattaattctctcacagttctggaagctctTCATGTGAATTCAAGATATGGCCCTGCTCTCTCTGAAGGCTTCAGGGAA from the Manis javanica isolate MJ-LG chromosome 16, MJ_LKY, whole genome shotgun sequence genome contains:
- the LOC108404361 gene encoding glutathione S-transferase A1-like; this translates as MGKPTLHYFNGRGRMECIRWLLAAAGVEFEEKYIETPEDLDKLKNDGSLMFQQVPMVEIDGMKLVQTRAILNYIATKHNLYGKDIKERAFIDMYAEGIADLNEMIMLLPICPPNEKDAKIAQIKEKTTNRYLLVFENVLKSHGQDYLVGNRLSKADVHLVELLYYVEEFDPSLLVGFPLLKALKSRISNLPTVKKFLQPGGQRKPPLDEKTLEKLKKVFRMN